A region of Hydrogenimonas cancrithermarum DNA encodes the following proteins:
- a CDS encoding glycoside hydrolase family 57 protein encodes MVDLSFFWHMHQPDYRNGEGVMRMPWVFLHAIKDYYDMPWILSRFPRLKASFNVTPPLIEQLLLYEKEGVESDHFLSLWAKSPQSLSSDEYEWVLKICRSSQFETMVKPLPRYAELYEKKRLNADEYVEFEVLFMLAWCGNYLRKDNEHIATLLKKGRGYDARDKALLIETLLSFIPKILPFYGELLKKGQVSLATTPLNHPILPLLLDMNNAKIANPKTAIPSDPLSLEGDAKAQVERAVVLYKELFGLSPTGFWPAEGAVDEKSVAIYKSHGIRWIATDEAILFRSLGCDTREALYRRYGYDNLFIAFRDHFLSDLIGFTYRFWDAEKAAEDFVSHLHTIGERYGDAAISVILDGENAWEFYRNNGYDFFDALYTKLDDTQWCRTVTMDETAEKGFETLPKIHPGSWIYSTFDTWVGHPQKNTAWERIYQTKRDYLRHEGRLDERQKAAITDHFLAAECSDWFWWYGDDHFTDYADEFDRLFRNHLIEIYRLMDVAPPANLFQPIAGERDLHALMSEPKFPIHPTIDGRISSFFEWLGSGMMDEGRLFSTMDKVRGPIETIYWGENGGAVYLRLDGDMEKLKRSGVLHIYIDELDTPIDLAAADAPLHGDISFAVGDIVEIALSKRIFRGMNKIHLRIEVELDGQVVQTLPGVSELGIDLQDDFSENWFV; translated from the coding sequence ATGGTTGACCTCTCCTTTTTCTGGCATATGCATCAACCCGACTACCGCAACGGAGAGGGTGTGATGCGAATGCCGTGGGTTTTTTTACATGCGATCAAAGACTACTACGACATGCCGTGGATACTTTCGCGTTTTCCTCGTCTGAAAGCATCGTTCAACGTTACGCCTCCTCTGATAGAGCAGCTGCTACTTTATGAAAAAGAGGGCGTCGAGAGTGACCACTTTTTGTCACTATGGGCCAAATCGCCCCAATCGTTGAGTAGCGACGAATATGAGTGGGTTTTGAAAATCTGTAGAAGCAGCCAGTTTGAAACGATGGTCAAACCACTTCCACGCTATGCGGAGCTTTATGAAAAAAAGAGGCTGAACGCGGATGAATATGTCGAGTTCGAAGTGCTGTTCATGCTCGCGTGGTGCGGTAACTATCTTCGAAAAGATAACGAACACATCGCCACGCTGCTTAAAAAGGGAAGAGGGTATGACGCCAGGGACAAAGCGCTTTTAATCGAAACGCTTCTTTCATTCATTCCCAAAATTCTTCCATTTTACGGAGAACTTTTGAAAAAAGGACAGGTTTCGCTGGCGACTACACCGCTCAACCATCCTATTCTCCCTCTTCTTCTCGACATGAACAACGCCAAGATCGCCAATCCGAAGACGGCCATCCCTTCCGATCCACTCTCCCTGGAAGGGGATGCGAAGGCACAAGTCGAGCGTGCCGTCGTACTCTACAAAGAGCTTTTCGGCCTCTCCCCTACCGGATTCTGGCCGGCAGAAGGGGCGGTGGACGAAAAAAGCGTTGCCATCTACAAATCGCACGGTATCCGCTGGATCGCCACGGACGAAGCGATTCTGTTCAGATCGCTTGGCTGCGATACACGAGAGGCACTCTACAGGCGGTATGGCTACGACAACCTTTTCATCGCTTTCAGGGACCACTTCCTGAGTGACCTCATCGGCTTCACCTACCGCTTCTGGGATGCCGAAAAAGCTGCGGAGGATTTCGTCTCACATTTGCACACGATCGGAGAGAGATACGGCGACGCTGCCATTTCGGTGATTCTCGACGGTGAAAATGCATGGGAGTTCTACCGAAACAACGGCTACGACTTTTTCGATGCACTCTATACGAAACTCGACGATACGCAGTGGTGCCGGACAGTCACGATGGATGAAACGGCAGAGAAAGGTTTCGAAACGCTGCCGAAGATTCATCCTGGATCGTGGATCTACAGTACATTCGACACGTGGGTCGGACATCCGCAGAAAAATACGGCATGGGAGCGCATCTACCAGACGAAACGTGACTATCTGCGGCATGAAGGGCGGCTGGATGAGCGGCAAAAAGCGGCCATCACGGACCACTTCCTTGCCGCCGAATGTTCTGACTGGTTCTGGTGGTACGGCGATGATCACTTTACCGACTATGCCGACGAATTTGACCGTCTTTTTCGAAATCATCTGATCGAGATCTACCGTCTGATGGATGTTGCGCCCCCTGCAAATCTCTTTCAGCCCATCGCCGGAGAGAGAGACTTGCATGCACTGATGAGCGAACCGAAATTTCCGATCCATCCGACGATCGACGGCCGGATCAGCTCCTTTTTCGAATGGCTGGGCAGTGGCATGATGGATGAAGGCCGCCTCTTCTCGACAATGGACAAAGTGCGAGGCCCCATCGAAACCATCTACTGGGGCGAAAACGGCGGTGCCGTCTATCTACGTCTCGACGGCGATATGGAAAAACTGAAAAGATCGGGCGTTTTGCATATCTATATCGATGAGCTCGACACTCCGATCGACCTGGCGGCGGCAGACGCTCCTTTGCATGGCGATATCTCGTTTGCGGTGGGCGATATTGTGGAGATTGCACTCTCCAAACGGATCTTCCGCGGAATGAACAAGATTCATCTGCGTATCGAAGTGGAACTTGATGGCCAGGTCGTCCAGACGCTTCCGGGAGTGTCGGAACTGGGCATCGACCTGCAGGATGATTTTTCCGAAAACTGGTTTGTATAG
- a CDS encoding alpha-amylase/4-alpha-glucanotransferase domain-containing protein yields the protein MKDEKTALLFGVHMHQPVDNFDEAIERAVESCYAPFFRTMRKYPAFKFSVHCSGWLLEKIRRCYPDVFEDMKRLSECGSIEFLTAGYFEPILSAIPSRDRIGQIEKLSRTIEKNFAQTPTGLWLTERVWESGLIPDLTRAGVRYALVDDYHFIAAGFEKEQLGGYYHSEDSGEKIALFPISQALRYALPFKPVETAIGAIKACRRDPGDAAIIFDDAEKFGMWPGTHHWVYEKGWLEAFVEAVLNDEVIETMHYKTYLSQNRAKGIAYLPNVSYYEMGEWSLKADDALALERFKTEMGEARFEREGKKFLKGGIWKNFFVKYEESNRLHKRMIECSKADLGKPEYLEKLYALQTNDVFWHGVFGGLYLPNLRDNAYRYLIACENMRYGKRRVVETADINMNGYEEVKYVGENVIMRFDSRFGGQMVEFDDRKSHFNFQNVLTRRKEAYHEKLLQEQASRKAEESGSEEGISTIHTASHVIDEEVRTALVYDWYLKNSFVDHISDHSLDLESFRQCSFREFSDFANQPFDMKADKKGVTFVRSGGIYDETACPARLQKRFDFLPDGTEFSIDLKSDNSHIYEYGMEFNFHFANLSDVFLNGERFGPGAHHELKSFSLEDPYTRRCLIFELDHFFTLLATPLQTVSQSEQGFDLMTQGVSLMAVLPFSGKMRVSGSLKVRNV from the coding sequence GTGAAAGATGAAAAGACGGCGCTGCTCTTTGGCGTCCATATGCACCAGCCGGTGGACAATTTCGACGAGGCGATCGAACGGGCGGTCGAAAGCTGCTATGCCCCTTTTTTCCGTACGATGAGAAAATATCCGGCATTCAAATTCAGCGTTCACTGCAGTGGTTGGCTTCTCGAGAAGATCCGCCGCTGTTATCCCGATGTTTTCGAAGATATGAAGAGGTTGAGCGAATGTGGATCGATCGAGTTTTTGACGGCGGGGTATTTCGAACCTATCCTCAGCGCCATCCCTTCTCGCGACCGGATCGGCCAGATCGAGAAACTCTCCCGTACGATCGAAAAAAACTTCGCCCAGACTCCTACCGGACTCTGGCTGACCGAAAGGGTGTGGGAATCGGGGCTCATTCCCGACCTCACGCGTGCAGGTGTCAGGTATGCGCTTGTCGATGACTACCATTTCATCGCGGCAGGTTTTGAAAAAGAGCAGCTTGGCGGATACTACCACAGCGAAGATAGCGGCGAGAAAATCGCACTCTTTCCGATATCCCAGGCGCTTCGCTACGCTCTGCCGTTCAAACCTGTCGAAACGGCCATCGGGGCGATCAAAGCGTGCCGGCGCGATCCGGGAGATGCCGCCATCATCTTCGACGATGCGGAAAAATTCGGTATGTGGCCGGGAACGCACCACTGGGTCTATGAAAAAGGGTGGCTCGAAGCCTTCGTCGAAGCCGTGCTGAATGACGAGGTGATCGAGACGATGCACTACAAAACCTATCTTTCGCAAAACCGTGCGAAAGGTATCGCCTACCTTCCAAATGTCTCCTATTACGAAATGGGAGAGTGGAGTCTGAAAGCCGACGACGCACTGGCGCTGGAGCGGTTCAAAACGGAGATGGGAGAGGCGCGTTTCGAAAGAGAAGGGAAAAAGTTCCTCAAAGGCGGTATCTGGAAAAATTTCTTCGTCAAGTATGAAGAGTCCAACCGCCTTCACAAACGGATGATCGAATGTTCCAAGGCAGATCTCGGCAAACCGGAATATCTCGAAAAACTCTATGCCCTGCAGACCAACGATGTCTTCTGGCACGGCGTTTTTGGCGGCCTCTACCTGCCCAACCTCCGCGACAACGCCTATCGCTACCTCATCGCGTGCGAAAACATGCGGTACGGAAAAAGGAGGGTCGTCGAAACAGCCGACATCAATATGAACGGGTATGAAGAGGTCAAGTATGTCGGAGAAAATGTCATCATGCGTTTCGACAGCAGATTCGGCGGCCAGATGGTGGAGTTCGACGACAGGAAGAGCCATTTCAATTTCCAAAACGTTTTGACCCGGCGAAAAGAGGCATACCACGAAAAGCTGTTGCAGGAGCAGGCGTCGCGAAAAGCCGAAGAGAGCGGCTCGGAAGAGGGTATCAGCACCATTCACACCGCTTCGCACGTGATCGACGAAGAGGTCAGAACGGCGCTCGTCTACGACTGGTATCTAAAAAACTCTTTCGTCGACCATATCAGTGATCATTCGCTGGATCTCGAGAGTTTCAGGCAGTGCAGCTTCCGTGAATTTTCCGATTTCGCCAATCAACCTTTCGATATGAAAGCCGACAAGAAAGGGGTGACATTTGTCCGTAGCGGTGGTATCTACGATGAGACGGCCTGTCCGGCACGTCTGCAGAAGCGGTTTGACTTCCTCCCTGACGGGACCGAATTTTCAATCGATCTCAAGAGCGACAATAGCCACATTTACGAGTATGGAATGGAGTTCAACTTCCATTTCGCAAACCTTTCGGACGTCTTTCTCAACGGTGAACGTTTCGGCCCTGGGGCGCATCACGAACTCAAGAGTTTCTCGCTTGAGGATCCCTATACCCGAAGATGCCTCATTTTTGAACTTGACCATTTCTTTACGCTTCTGGCCACACCGCTTCAGACCGTTTCCCAAAGTGAACAGGGGTTCGACCTGATGACGCAGGGTGTGAGCCTTATGGCGGTACTACCATTTTCCGGAAAGATGCGGGTGAGTGGTTCACTGAAGGTGCGCAATGTCTGA
- a CDS encoding galactose-1-phosphate uridylyltransferase, producing the protein MSEIRYDLIHDDYTLIAPERLHRPDCSKPHNVPMETPKTCPFCEGHEAMTPPEIFALRQNEPNTPGWKTRVVPNLYKAVQIEAPWRSEEVGIFEKWEGFGAHEVIVDTPRHLLRMDAWSEEEFFNWFYTMRVRLNDLKNDLRLVYFSLFKNHGHYGAATQPHPHTQLIALPVVPKRELQMLHHAYDFYRMHGHSLFESLLAQERRSGERIVVENDTFIALCPYASAFAFEVAIFSKEPRPALSDLDDMHLMELGKVLRNVMEALYDQLDDFDFNITINTPPMQKNSVTEDFFDDIPKMWRFGLRIIPRLFRLGGFELGSGMKINPVAPEEAASLLRGSLKENR; encoded by the coding sequence ATGTCTGAAATCCGTTACGATCTGATCCATGACGACTACACACTGATCGCACCGGAACGGCTCCATCGTCCCGACTGTTCGAAGCCGCACAATGTGCCGATGGAAACACCGAAAACCTGTCCGTTCTGCGAAGGGCACGAGGCGATGACACCGCCGGAGATCTTCGCCTTGCGCCAGAACGAACCCAATACGCCCGGATGGAAAACCCGCGTCGTTCCGAACCTCTACAAAGCGGTGCAGATCGAAGCACCCTGGAGAAGCGAAGAGGTTGGTATATTTGAAAAATGGGAAGGTTTCGGGGCACACGAAGTGATCGTCGATACCCCGCGCCATCTGCTTCGGATGGATGCATGGAGCGAAGAAGAGTTTTTCAACTGGTTCTACACGATGCGGGTTCGCCTCAACGATCTGAAAAACGATCTGCGGCTCGTCTATTTTTCGCTCTTTAAAAACCACGGCCATTACGGTGCCGCGACCCAGCCGCATCCGCATACCCAGCTTATCGCTCTGCCCGTCGTTCCAAAGCGGGAACTTCAGATGCTGCATCACGCCTACGATTTCTACCGGATGCACGGCCATTCACTTTTCGAGAGTCTTCTCGCGCAGGAGCGCAGAAGCGGCGAACGTATTGTCGTCGAAAACGACACCTTCATCGCACTCTGTCCCTATGCATCCGCTTTCGCATTCGAAGTGGCGATCTTTTCGAAAGAGCCCAGGCCCGCGCTCAGCGACCTCGACGACATGCATCTGATGGAACTTGGAAAAGTGTTGAGAAATGTTATGGAAGCCCTTTACGACCAACTGGACGATTTCGATTTCAATATCACCATCAACACACCGCCGATGCAGAAAAACAGCGTCACGGAAGATTTTTTCGATGATATTCCGAAGATGTGGCGTTTCGGTCTGCGTATCATCCCCCGCCTCTTCAGACTCGGCGGTTTCGAACTCGGAAGCGGTATGAAAATCAACCCGGTCGCACCGGAAGAGGCGGCATCGCTGCTTCGCGGAAGTCTTAAGGAGAATCGATGA
- a CDS encoding DUF2130 domain-containing protein: MRKSMFDDMGESMPSQTTVTCPNCGTEIDISQSLYVKLEQQAKAKLQKEVAEHRAKYKQAMDELKAKEEAIEAQEAKFQKELEKATQARVEAKLKTERRKLEVELKAKIAAEQSEQLEMMRKELAEKSEQVKELNRSKAQIEKLKREKAEVEERAKLEAEKALNEQLEIEREKIQKSLTERSELKLREKEQQLEQLRRQLEEAKRKAEQGSQQMQGEVQELAIEEWLNTHFPFDTVEEIKKGARGADCLQVVNTREMQNCGTIYYESKRTKEFQKNWIEKFKADIREKGADIGVLVTEVLPKDMERMGLVDGVWVCTYEEFKALSSVLREQIVRLAHVTQSQENRSDKMSLLYNYLTSNEFRMQIEAIVEGFTQMQADLDAEKRAMARIWKQREKQIAKVLDNTTALYGSIRGIAGNAIGHIQALELPYFEKETEE, from the coding sequence ATGAGAAAGTCCATGTTTGATGATATGGGAGAGAGCATGCCGTCACAAACCACCGTCACCTGCCCCAACTGCGGCACTGAAATCGACATCAGCCAGAGCCTTTACGTCAAACTCGAACAGCAGGCGAAAGCGAAACTGCAAAAAGAGGTGGCTGAGCATCGCGCCAAATACAAACAGGCGATGGACGAACTCAAAGCCAAAGAGGAGGCCATCGAGGCGCAGGAGGCGAAGTTTCAAAAGGAGCTGGAAAAGGCGACACAAGCGCGTGTCGAAGCGAAGTTGAAAACCGAACGGCGGAAACTCGAAGTGGAGTTGAAAGCCAAGATCGCCGCCGAACAGAGTGAACAACTGGAAATGATGCGCAAAGAGCTGGCCGAAAAGTCCGAACAGGTCAAGGAACTCAACCGAAGCAAAGCGCAGATCGAAAAGCTCAAACGCGAAAAGGCAGAAGTGGAAGAGAGGGCGAAACTGGAAGCCGAAAAGGCGCTTAACGAACAGCTTGAGATCGAGCGCGAAAAGATCCAGAAGAGTTTGACAGAGCGGAGTGAATTGAAGCTGAGAGAAAAAGAGCAGCAGCTCGAGCAGCTTCGCCGCCAACTCGAAGAGGCCAAGCGCAAAGCGGAGCAGGGGAGCCAGCAGATGCAGGGCGAAGTGCAGGAGCTGGCTATCGAAGAGTGGCTGAACACACACTTTCCGTTCGATACGGTGGAAGAGATCAAGAAAGGGGCCAGAGGTGCCGATTGCCTGCAGGTCGTCAACACCCGCGAGATGCAAAACTGTGGCACCATCTACTACGAATCCAAACGCACCAAAGAGTTTCAGAAGAACTGGATCGAAAAGTTCAAAGCCGACATTCGGGAGAAGGGGGCCGACATCGGTGTACTGGTGACGGAGGTACTGCCCAAAGATATGGAGCGCATGGGGCTGGTCGATGGGGTATGGGTCTGCACGTACGAAGAGTTCAAAGCCCTCTCGTCGGTCCTGCGCGAGCAGATCGTGAGGCTGGCGCACGTGACGCAGTCTCAGGAGAACAGAAGCGACAAGATGAGTCTGCTCTACAACTACCTCACCTCCAACGAGTTCCGCATGCAGATCGAAGCGATCGTCGAAGGCTTCACCCAGATGCAAGCCGACCTCGATGCCGAAAAACGCGCCATGGCCCGTATCTGGAAACAGCGCGAAAAGCAGATTGCAAAAGTCCTCGACAACACGACTGCACTTTACGGCTCCATACGGGGCATAGCCGGCAACGCAATCGGGCATATTCAGGCACTGGAGCTTCCCTATTTCGAGAAAGAAACAGAGGAATAG
- a CDS encoding glycogen synthase: MKLLFAAAEMFPFAKSGGLADIAYALPKALRDGADVTTVMPLYAFIDKTRFGIRPTGEHFVLTFGNASYDVELFSAEYRGLKVLFVYNELLCDRENLYGPPGEGYQDNDLRFAIFSHAILEIVKRYRFDLLHLNDWHTALAALLVHDAGVPVKIVYTIHNLAYQGTFPPDSMVRCGIDSRHFSMESLEFYGQVNWMKAGITHADAVTTVSPSYAIEIQEPEFGFGLDGFLRKHRKKLTGILNGIDTELYDPQKDPAIPAHFGQNALRGKQRCKKGYLEGIDMDKYEWPLFIFIGRLVEQKGVDLIVETLGELAQKPLILAILGEGEERFHTALETAAGKYANIHLRFGYDEALSHRMYAAADFLLMPSRFEPCGLNQMIAMRYGTVPVVHRVGGLCDSVHPIVRGKRICGLGVPFDAMHADALVEAVDKALALYGSREKLNRIRKFDMGCDFSIERCAQRYLSLYEELV; encoded by the coding sequence ATGAAATTGCTATTTGCCGCAGCGGAGATGTTTCCTTTCGCCAAGAGCGGTGGGCTGGCCGATATCGCTTATGCGCTTCCAAAGGCCTTGAGAGATGGTGCCGATGTAACGACGGTCATGCCGCTTTACGCTTTTATCGACAAAACACGCTTCGGTATCCGGCCGACAGGGGAGCATTTTGTGCTCACTTTCGGGAACGCATCCTACGATGTCGAACTTTTTTCGGCGGAGTACCGTGGGTTGAAGGTGCTCTTTGTCTATAACGAACTGCTCTGTGACCGGGAAAACCTTTATGGCCCTCCCGGAGAGGGGTATCAAGACAACGATCTACGTTTCGCGATCTTTTCCCATGCAATCCTCGAGATCGTCAAACGTTACCGTTTCGATCTTCTCCATCTCAACGACTGGCATACAGCCCTTGCCGCACTGCTGGTACACGATGCGGGGGTGCCCGTCAAGATCGTCTATACGATACACAATCTTGCCTATCAGGGAACGTTCCCTCCCGATTCGATGGTGCGGTGCGGAATCGACTCCCGCCACTTTTCGATGGAATCGCTCGAATTTTACGGGCAGGTCAACTGGATGAAGGCGGGGATCACCCATGCCGATGCGGTAACGACGGTGAGCCCCAGCTACGCCATCGAAATTCAAGAACCCGAGTTCGGCTTCGGATTGGACGGTTTTTTACGAAAACACAGGAAGAAACTGACGGGTATCCTCAACGGTATCGATACCGAGCTCTACGATCCGCAGAAAGATCCTGCCATTCCGGCGCACTTTGGCCAAAACGCTTTAAGAGGTAAGCAGCGATGCAAAAAAGGTTATCTCGAAGGGATTGATATGGATAAATATGAATGGCCGCTTTTCATCTTTATCGGACGATTGGTCGAGCAGAAGGGAGTCGATCTGATTGTCGAAACGCTGGGAGAACTGGCACAAAAGCCGCTGATATTGGCGATACTCGGAGAGGGTGAAGAGAGGTTTCACACAGCGCTGGAAACGGCGGCTGGCAAGTATGCGAACATCCATCTTCGTTTCGGCTATGACGAAGCGCTCTCGCACAGGATGTACGCCGCGGCCGACTTTCTGCTGATGCCTTCACGTTTCGAACCGTGCGGTCTCAACCAGATGATCGCGATGCGCTATGGGACCGTTCCAGTGGTCCATCGTGTGGGAGGTCTGTGCGATTCGGTCCATCCGATCGTCAGGGGAAAGCGCATATGCGGCCTGGGTGTTCCGTTCGATGCGATGCATGCCGACGCCCTTGTCGAAGCGGTTGACAAAGCGTTGGCACTCTACGGCTCCAGAGAAAAACTGAACCGGATCCGGAAATTTGATATGGGATGCGACTTTTCGATCGAGCGGTGTGCACAGAGATATCTGAGCCTTTACGAGGAGTTGGTATGA
- a CDS encoding ROK family protein, with amino-acid sequence MSRLAIDAGGTWLRYELVGKEEVCGKFPSRERELSNFIESMIEKHPDIDAIAVSFAGQVHEGVILSAPNIEVEEPEIETFVETRLGIPLRIENDLNCAALAESVYWNEKELAALYSGTGLGGGIVTGGEILHGWRSLAGEVGHLPYKEAPFRCGCGKNNCLELYASGSGIKKWMDRFGCGENPDLQRLRLSENENCRGIAETYTEALLYAAAAMVTLLNPKILVLGGGVVTHNPDLVDTVRERIGNYALAASCVGLRVEMTHIENASLEGAKLLLDTM; translated from the coding sequence ATGAGCCGTTTGGCCATCGATGCCGGCGGGACGTGGCTGCGCTACGAACTGGTCGGAAAGGAGGAGGTGTGCGGAAAATTTCCAAGTCGTGAACGGGAACTGAGCAATTTCATCGAATCGATGATCGAAAAACATCCCGATATCGATGCGATCGCCGTTTCGTTCGCGGGACAGGTGCACGAGGGTGTCATTCTTTCGGCGCCCAATATCGAGGTCGAAGAGCCCGAGATCGAAACCTTTGTCGAAACACGCCTGGGCATACCGCTCCGTATCGAAAACGACCTCAACTGTGCCGCACTCGCCGAATCGGTCTACTGGAACGAAAAAGAGCTTGCCGCACTCTACTCCGGTACGGGATTGGGCGGCGGCATCGTTACCGGCGGCGAAATATTGCACGGATGGCGGAGCCTTGCCGGTGAGGTTGGCCATCTACCCTACAAGGAAGCCCCCTTCCGCTGCGGATGTGGGAAAAACAACTGTCTCGAACTCTACGCCTCCGGCAGTGGTATAAAAAAATGGATGGATCGTTTCGGATGCGGAGAGAACCCCGACCTACAGCGCCTCCGCCTATCGGAGAATGAAAACTGCAGAGGCATCGCCGAAACCTATACCGAAGCGCTTCTTTACGCAGCGGCGGCGATGGTGACGCTTCTCAATCCGAAAATTTTGGTTCTTGGCGGCGGTGTCGTCACACACAATCCAGATCTGGTGGATACGGTTCGCGAGCGAATCGGAAACTACGCACTTGCGGCGAGCTGCGTTGGTTTGAGGGTGGAGATGACGCACATCGAAAACGCTTCGTTGGAGGGTGCAAAGCTTCTGTTGGATACAATGTAG
- the glgA gene encoding glycogen synthase GlgA, translating to MNRPLNILFTASEVVPFAKTGGLADVAGALPKVLAKLGHNVIVVMPRYYSIDKSKLEHIVGPLGVPMGPMGELWAGVYKDTLPGSDVPVYFIDYEKFYGRSGLYADENGFSYPDNDLRFIFLSKAAFQLAKKLAFRPDIIHAHDWHTAAQPALLRTRYAFDEQFEDAASVLTIHNLQHQGHFFKGIMDVMEVGWEHFNPYEFEAMDGVNMLKGGIAHADAVTTVSRKYAHEIQTPEFGFGLDGHIRAHSDKLYGILNGIDYDEWSPAIDPFIKKRYDIDDMSGKALCKRDLQERFGLPVWDDVPLIGFVGRFAEQKGIGLIAGAIEGLMHLNIQIVMLGTGEKWAEGFFSEIARRYPEKFACHVGYSNELAHIIEAGSDLFLMPSLFEPCGLNQIYSLRYGTLPIVRATGGLDDTIHNYDPGTKKGNGFKFYDATTDALYHTVKWATDICRYEPEAFRLMQKQAMEARFDWEKSAEAYEDLYYHSLYAKRVSNYK from the coding sequence ATGAACCGACCTCTGAACATTCTCTTTACCGCTTCGGAAGTGGTGCCGTTCGCCAAGACGGGCGGCTTGGCCGATGTCGCAGGTGCGCTTCCCAAAGTGTTGGCGAAGCTCGGGCATAACGTCATCGTCGTAATGCCACGTTACTACAGCATCGATAAATCGAAACTCGAACATATCGTGGGGCCGCTCGGTGTGCCGATGGGACCGATGGGCGAACTCTGGGCCGGTGTCTACAAAGATACCCTGCCGGGAAGCGATGTACCTGTCTACTTTATCGACTACGAGAAATTTTATGGCCGGTCGGGACTTTATGCCGACGAGAACGGATTCAGCTATCCCGACAACGATCTCCGTTTTATCTTTTTGAGCAAAGCGGCCTTTCAGCTTGCCAAAAAACTGGCGTTCAGACCCGACATCATCCATGCGCACGACTGGCATACGGCCGCGCAGCCCGCGCTTCTTCGTACACGCTACGCTTTCGACGAGCAATTCGAAGATGCCGCATCTGTACTGACGATCCACAATCTCCAGCATCAGGGCCACTTCTTCAAAGGGATTATGGATGTGATGGAGGTGGGTTGGGAGCACTTCAATCCCTATGAGTTTGAAGCGATGGACGGTGTCAACATGCTCAAAGGCGGAATCGCCCATGCCGATGCGGTGACGACGGTGAGCCGAAAATATGCCCATGAGATCCAGACCCCCGAATTCGGTTTTGGGCTCGACGGGCACATCCGCGCCCACAGTGACAAACTCTACGGCATCCTCAACGGAATCGATTACGACGAGTGGAGCCCCGCGATCGACCCATTCATCAAGAAGCGTTACGATATCGACGATATGTCGGGCAAGGCGCTCTGCAAAAGGGATCTTCAGGAGCGCTTCGGCCTACCGGTCTGGGATGACGTGCCTCTTATCGGCTTCGTTGGACGTTTCGCCGAACAGAAGGGCATAGGCCTCATCGCCGGGGCGATCGAGGGTTTGATGCACCTGAACATTCAGATCGTGATGCTCGGCACCGGGGAGAAGTGGGCCGAGGGATTTTTCAGCGAGATCGCCCGCCGCTACCCGGAAAAGTTTGCCTGCCATGTCGGGTATTCCAACGAACTGGCGCATATCATCGAGGCGGGAAGCGATCTTTTTCTGATGCCGTCGCTTTTCGAACCGTGTGGATTGAACCAGATCTACTCGCTGCGTTACGGTACGCTTCCGATCGTTCGTGCCACCGGAGGCCTCGACGATACGATCCACAACTACGACCCTGGAACCAAAAAGGGCAACGGCTTCAAATTTTACGATGCCACGACGGATGCTCTGTATCATACCGTCAAATGGGCGACAGATATCTGCCGCTATGAACCGGAAGCTTTCCGTCTGATGCAGAAACAGGCGATGGAGGCACGGTTCGACTGGGAAAAGTCTGCCGAGGCCTACGAGGACCTCTATTATCACTCGCTCTAT